The Microbacterium sp. Nx66 genome contains a region encoding:
- a CDS encoding ABC transporter permease, whose translation MSRGQRLLLGSAAAVLAVIAVAALWPGLLATHDPLQTEVRAALLPPSAEHLFGTDQSGRDVYSRVVFGAGRSVGIGLLATAIALAAGLLVGALAGMSPRGVDVTLMRINDVLMAFPEFLVALVVVAVLGPGPVNIAIAVTLAAAPVYVRLARVQTRTLRVAEHVEAARILGVPPLRAFRRHVVPGVLGSLSVLATIGIGSSILAAAGLSFLGLGPSEPTPEWGLMLAGGRNVLGQAWWVSVFPGLAITLTVVCATVIGRILRARADGRDA comes from the coding sequence ATGAGTCGGGGCCAGCGGCTCCTGCTCGGGTCCGCCGCAGCCGTGCTGGCCGTGATCGCCGTCGCCGCCCTGTGGCCGGGACTGCTCGCCACGCACGATCCGTTGCAGACCGAGGTGCGGGCCGCGCTCCTGCCGCCGAGTGCCGAGCATCTCTTCGGTACCGACCAGAGCGGCCGTGACGTGTACTCCCGCGTGGTGTTCGGCGCGGGGCGCTCGGTCGGGATCGGGTTGCTCGCCACCGCGATCGCCCTCGCCGCCGGCCTGCTCGTGGGGGCGCTCGCCGGCATGTCTCCGCGCGGTGTCGACGTCACGCTCATGCGCATCAACGACGTCCTCATGGCGTTCCCCGAGTTCCTGGTGGCGCTCGTCGTGGTGGCCGTGCTGGGACCGGGGCCGGTGAACATCGCGATCGCGGTGACCCTGGCGGCCGCGCCCGTGTACGTGCGGCTCGCCCGCGTGCAGACCAGGACGCTGCGCGTGGCCGAGCACGTCGAGGCCGCCCGCATCCTGGGCGTGCCGCCGCTGCGGGCGTTCCGCCGCCATGTCGTGCCCGGGGTGCTGGGATCGCTGAGCGTGCTGGCGACCATCGGCATCGGATCGAGCATCCTCGCCGCCGCCGGACTGAGCTTCCTGGGTCTCGGGCCGTCCGAGCCGACCCCGGAGTGGGGCCTCATGCTCGCCGGCGGTCGCAATGTGCTCGGACAGGCGTGGTGGGTGTCGGTCTTCCCCGGTCTCGCGATCACACTGACGGTGGTGTGTGCGACCGTGATCGGACGGATCCTCCGGGCTCGGGCGGACGGGAGGGACGCATGA
- a CDS encoding ABC transporter permease yields MKAVLGRALGLVASVVIVLWGAATVAFLAFRVIPGDPVSVMLGPQAQVSEAVKDGIRADLGLDRPPLEQYVGFIGQLARGDLGESYQLRLPVSEVIGRQLGATVQLSALALVIAVVLALAVALFVRGRVGRTIAAGVELVVLSSPVFWIGLLLLSVFAFGLGWFPVSGTRNPATIVLPAITLALPVAALLSQVLRDGLMQAERMPFAETVRARGAGPTWFTLRHGVRHGAASAVTLAAYLTGSVLGGAVLVETVFARPGLGRVTLAAINDRDLPVLTGIILLSALVFVVINVVVELVHPLIDPRVAAPRSGGAV; encoded by the coding sequence GTGAAGGCGGTGCTCGGCCGCGCCCTCGGGCTCGTGGCCTCGGTGGTCATCGTGCTGTGGGGGGCCGCGACCGTCGCATTCCTGGCCTTCCGGGTGATCCCCGGCGACCCGGTCTCGGTGATGCTGGGCCCGCAGGCGCAGGTGAGTGAGGCCGTCAAGGACGGCATCCGCGCCGACCTCGGCCTCGACCGTCCGCCGTTGGAGCAGTATGTCGGCTTCATCGGGCAGCTCGCCCGCGGCGACCTCGGCGAGTCGTACCAGCTGCGGCTTCCGGTGTCGGAGGTCATCGGACGGCAGCTCGGGGCGACCGTGCAGCTGTCCGCCCTCGCCCTGGTGATCGCCGTCGTGCTCGCTCTCGCGGTCGCCCTCTTCGTGCGGGGTCGTGTCGGGCGCACCATCGCCGCCGGCGTCGAGCTCGTGGTGCTCTCCTCGCCGGTGTTCTGGATCGGGCTGCTGCTGCTCAGCGTCTTCGCGTTCGGACTGGGGTGGTTCCCCGTCTCGGGCACCCGCAACCCGGCGACCATCGTGCTGCCGGCGATCACGCTCGCCCTCCCGGTGGCGGCGCTGCTGAGCCAGGTGCTGCGCGACGGGTTGATGCAGGCGGAGCGGATGCCGTTCGCGGAGACGGTCCGCGCGCGTGGCGCGGGGCCGACCTGGTTCACGCTGCGGCACGGGGTACGGCACGGCGCCGCGTCGGCGGTCACCCTCGCGGCCTATCTCACCGGCTCGGTGCTCGGCGGCGCGGTTCTCGTCGAGACCGTGTTCGCCCGCCCCGGCCTGGGGCGGGTGACCCTCGCCGCCATCAACGACCGGGATCTCCCGGTCCTCACCGGCATCATCCTGCTGAGCGCTCTCGTCTTCGTCGTCATCAACGTGGTGGTGGAGCTCGTGCACCCGCTGATCGACCCGCGCGTCGCCGCGCCCCGGTCGGGAGGCGCCGTATGA
- a CDS encoding ABC transporter substrate-binding protein, with protein sequence MPATPVRRLLPLAALAAATALVLTACAGPSTESDGGELVWSIEGANLSAGHMDPQVSQLDVSGMVQRAVLDSLVFQEDDGTFSPWLATSWDVSPDSTEYTFTLRDDVTFTDGEPFDAEAVKANFDRIVDPETASAQASSMLGADFYAGTEVVDDHTVKVSFTQPYAPFLQAASTPQLGFYSPAVLAESADKLKAGGPDVTVGTGPFVLTEYTADQEIVYTRNDDYAWGPHEAKAPAFETLRVQIQPEASVRTGVIESGEADLASNIPPNQVAGLDDAGVTVDSVEYPGLPYSLYLNEKYGVFADEKVRQAFARGIDVDAAVEEIYFGQFPRAWSVLGSTTPGYDASLEDSWPFDQDAANALLDEAGWTERDADGIRMKDGERLSVRWIAWTPVPDDRAALANAIQSDLKAIGFEVEREELEPGAYNAQYEPKTFDLTDWGFSGVDADFLRAHLHTDGFQNASQVSDPEIDALLEEAVASSDQDARNELYTQLQQWNAEYTAIVPLYSPSAITAVGERVQGLDYDLYGRPLFYDVSLG encoded by the coding sequence ATGCCCGCCACCCCTGTGCGTCGCCTCCTTCCCCTCGCCGCGCTCGCCGCCGCCACCGCCCTGGTGCTGACCGCGTGCGCCGGCCCGTCCACGGAGAGCGACGGCGGTGAGCTCGTCTGGTCGATCGAGGGCGCGAACCTGTCCGCGGGGCACATGGACCCACAGGTGAGCCAGCTCGACGTCTCCGGCATGGTGCAGCGCGCGGTGCTCGACTCCCTGGTGTTCCAGGAGGACGACGGCACGTTCAGCCCGTGGCTCGCGACGAGCTGGGACGTCTCGCCGGACAGCACGGAGTACACCTTCACGCTGCGCGACGACGTGACCTTCACGGACGGCGAGCCGTTCGATGCGGAGGCCGTCAAGGCGAACTTCGACCGGATCGTCGACCCGGAGACGGCGTCGGCGCAGGCATCGAGCATGCTCGGTGCAGACTTCTACGCCGGCACCGAGGTCGTCGACGACCACACGGTGAAGGTCTCGTTCACGCAGCCGTATGCGCCGTTCCTCCAGGCGGCCAGCACCCCGCAGCTCGGCTTCTACTCGCCGGCCGTGCTCGCCGAGTCGGCCGATAAGCTCAAGGCGGGCGGCCCCGACGTCACGGTCGGCACCGGGCCGTTCGTGCTCACCGAGTACACCGCCGACCAGGAGATCGTCTACACGCGCAACGATGACTACGCCTGGGGCCCGCACGAGGCGAAGGCGCCGGCGTTCGAGACGCTGCGCGTGCAGATCCAGCCGGAGGCGTCGGTGCGTACCGGAGTGATCGAGAGCGGCGAAGCCGACCTCGCCAGCAACATCCCGCCGAACCAGGTCGCCGGTCTCGACGACGCCGGCGTCACGGTCGACTCAGTGGAGTACCCGGGACTGCCCTACTCGCTCTACCTGAACGAGAAGTACGGCGTCTTCGCCGACGAGAAGGTGCGGCAGGCGTTCGCCCGCGGCATCGACGTCGACGCGGCGGTCGAGGAGATCTACTTCGGGCAGTTCCCGCGGGCGTGGAGCGTCCTCGGCAGCACGACCCCGGGCTACGACGCGTCGCTGGAGGACTCCTGGCCGTTCGATCAGGACGCCGCGAACGCCCTGCTCGACGAGGCCGGCTGGACGGAGCGCGACGCGGACGGCATCCGCATGAAGGACGGCGAGCGCCTGTCCGTGCGGTGGATCGCCTGGACCCCGGTCCCGGATGACCGCGCGGCGCTGGCCAACGCGATCCAGTCGGACCTCAAGGCCATCGGCTTCGAGGTGGAGCGCGAGGAGCTGGAGCCCGGCGCCTACAACGCCCAGTACGAGCCGAAGACGTTCGACCTCACCGACTGGGGCTTCTCCGGCGTGGACGCCGACTTCCTCCGTGCGCACCTGCACACCGACGGCTTCCAGAACGCCTCGCAGGTGAGCGATCCGGAGATCGACGCGCTCCTGGAAGAGGCCGTCGCGTCGAGTGATCAGGACGCCCGCAACGAGCTCTACACGCAGCTGCAGCAGTGGAACGCGGAGTACACGGCCATCGTCCCGCTCTACAGCCCCTCGGCGATCACGGCGGTCGGCGAGCGCGTGCAGGGTCTGGACTACGACCTCTACGGGCGGCCGCTCTTCTACGATGTGAGCCTCGGCTGA
- a CDS encoding serine hydrolase domain-containing protein — MTPADAGLLVTTDTAAEALQHGLDERARRAAPAAIAAVAERGRVRAVLTHGHPRADESPTTRDTVFRIASMSKSFLAATVLSLRDRGLLDLHAPIRTYLPDVRLRHRGADVEVTGDLLLSNRSGLGEDNAWVDRHLGASRAEIAALFAGGVPLAAVPGTVYQYSNLGQSLLGRVVEAVTGRTVEDVIRESMLEPLGLRRTAHVSDGFAPETLAGGFRTFDDGTTFRPEPFVGSGALGCIGSMFSTVDDIARWMWFLGSAFTDDPLAPDVLAPASRRELQQARTPIPVPSAMFDGRDLAGAGYGYGLFVEDDRRFGRIVQHSGGLPGFSAHMRWHVASGIGVVAFGNSDEFGARRIAGAALQLLLERTDAPSAVLHPWEETVAAAQALDVAIRSGRPAATYPFLADHVLDDIPADVRDARLAAQVQEIGGFRAEQDPFPDRVVAAATEAELRWRIAGNRGDLLVDVRLVGLPEPRVQGLSAAVVAPGQTRVEGERAGATERHLVVLPSF; from the coding sequence GTGACGCCTGCGGATGCGGGTCTCCTCGTCACGACGGATACCGCCGCGGAAGCTCTCCAGCACGGCCTGGACGAGCGCGCGCGTCGTGCCGCCCCGGCCGCCATCGCCGCGGTGGCCGAACGGGGGCGCGTCCGCGCAGTGCTCACCCACGGCCATCCCCGCGCCGATGAGTCCCCGACGACGCGGGACACCGTCTTCCGCATCGCGTCGATGTCCAAGAGCTTCCTCGCCGCCACCGTGCTCTCGTTGCGCGACCGCGGTCTGCTCGACCTCCACGCGCCGATCCGCACCTACCTGCCCGATGTCCGACTGCGGCACCGCGGTGCCGACGTCGAGGTCACCGGCGACCTGCTGCTCTCCAACCGCTCGGGTCTAGGGGAGGACAACGCCTGGGTGGATCGGCACCTCGGCGCCTCGCGGGCCGAGATCGCCGCCCTGTTCGCGGGTGGGGTGCCTCTCGCGGCCGTGCCGGGAACCGTCTACCAGTACTCCAACCTCGGACAGTCGCTGCTCGGCCGCGTCGTGGAAGCGGTGACCGGGCGGACGGTGGAGGACGTGATCCGGGAGAGCATGCTGGAGCCGCTCGGGCTGCGCCGGACGGCACACGTGTCGGACGGCTTCGCGCCGGAGACGCTGGCCGGCGGGTTCCGGACGTTCGACGACGGCACCACGTTCCGCCCCGAGCCGTTCGTGGGGTCCGGCGCGCTCGGCTGCATCGGCAGCATGTTCAGCACCGTCGACGACATCGCGAGATGGATGTGGTTCCTCGGCTCGGCCTTCACCGACGACCCGCTGGCGCCCGACGTGCTGGCTCCGGCGTCGCGACGGGAGCTGCAGCAGGCCCGCACCCCGATCCCGGTGCCGTCGGCGATGTTCGACGGGCGCGACCTTGCGGGGGCCGGCTACGGCTACGGCCTCTTCGTCGAGGACGACCGGCGGTTCGGGCGGATCGTGCAGCACTCCGGCGGGCTTCCCGGATTCTCGGCGCACATGCGCTGGCACGTGGCCAGCGGCATCGGCGTCGTCGCCTTCGGGAACTCCGACGAGTTCGGCGCCCGGCGGATCGCAGGCGCCGCGCTCCAGCTGCTGCTCGAACGGACGGACGCCCCCTCCGCCGTCCTGCACCCGTGGGAGGAGACGGTCGCCGCCGCGCAGGCTCTCGACGTCGCGATCCGCTCGGGACGGCCCGCCGCCACGTACCCGTTCCTCGCCGACCATGTGCTCGATGACATCCCGGCCGACGTCCGCGATGCCCGGCTGGCGGCACAGGTTCAGGAGATCGGCGGATTCCGCGCGGAGCAGGACCCGTTCCCCGATCGCGTGGTGGCCGCGGCGACGGAGGCCGAACTGCGCTGGCGGATCGCGGGGAACCGCGGCGACCTCCTCGTCGACGTGCGGCTGGTCGGGCTGCCGGAGCCTCGCGTGCAGGGGCTCAGCGCGGCGGTCGTCGCGCCAGGGCAGACACGTGTCGAGGGGGAGCGAGCCGGAGCGACCGAGCGGCACCTGGTCGTCCTGCCGTCGTTCTGA
- a CDS encoding type 1 glutamine amidotransferase — protein MTSRVLVIVNSASSGPRRLGTWLREKAIDVDEIVGAEQPLPTSLDGYAGLVMLGGGLMPDDDDRAPWLAAERALAAEAIARDLPTLGICLGGQLLAHVAGGEVAEKTGPIERGATPIRPTPAGRTDAVFAALGDEAPMIENHQDMITRLPPAAVLLASSAAVENQAFRLGARVRGVQFHPEASAADLARWDDAALRGEGRSLPALIAAAERVHDHNTAASRALIEAFADEVRAEVQA, from the coding sequence GTGACCTCGCGCGTCCTCGTGATCGTGAACTCCGCGAGCTCCGGCCCGCGTCGCCTCGGCACCTGGCTGCGGGAGAAGGCGATCGACGTCGACGAGATCGTGGGAGCCGAGCAGCCGCTGCCCACCTCCCTGGACGGCTACGCAGGACTCGTGATGCTGGGCGGCGGGCTCATGCCGGACGACGATGACCGTGCACCGTGGCTCGCGGCAGAGCGGGCGCTCGCCGCGGAGGCCATCGCCCGCGACCTCCCCACGCTCGGCATCTGTCTGGGCGGTCAGCTGCTCGCACACGTGGCCGGCGGCGAGGTCGCCGAGAAGACCGGACCCATCGAACGCGGCGCGACCCCCATCCGTCCGACCCCGGCCGGACGCACGGACGCCGTGTTCGCGGCGCTGGGTGACGAGGCTCCGATGATCGAGAACCATCAGGACATGATCACGCGGCTGCCACCCGCGGCGGTGCTGCTGGCGTCGAGCGCGGCCGTCGAGAACCAGGCCTTCCGTCTAGGAGCGCGGGTGCGCGGCGTGCAGTTCCACCCCGAGGCCTCCGCCGCCGACCTCGCGCGGTGGGACGACGCGGCGCTGCGGGGAGAGGGACGCTCGCTTCCCGCGCTCATCGCCGCCGCCGAGCGCGTGCACGACCACAACACCGCGGCCAGCCGCGCGCTCATCGAGGCCTTCGCCGACGAGGTGCGCGCCGAGGTACAGGCGTGA
- a CDS encoding dipeptidase, whose protein sequence is MDERTEMVDEDLPIDRVIDGHNDLAWASRTLLGYRVAELAGSVAATQTDLPRLVAGGVAGQFWSVWVDPVLEGAEQVVATLEQIDFVHRLVDAHPQRFAIARTAADVRAAMAEGRIASLIGIEGGDQLGGSLAVLRQFARLGARYLTLTWSRTIAWADSATDEARHGGLTDFGREVVREMNRIGVLVDLSHVAPTTMRHALEVTTRPVMVSHSGAFALCDHPRNVPDDVLAAIGGQGGVVMVPFVPTFVSQARRDWWEAGGEGEAPRVGVADVADHLDHVRRVAGAHAVGIGADFDGSDAMPDGLGDVSGYPALFAELRRRGWSEDDLRAAAHENVLRVLEASDPDHEAFLAGSAGEPTDAALAPAVDTTMREGAL, encoded by the coding sequence ATGGACGAGAGGACTGAGATGGTCGACGAGGACCTGCCGATCGATCGGGTGATCGACGGCCACAACGATCTCGCCTGGGCGAGCAGGACGCTGCTCGGCTACCGGGTCGCGGAGCTCGCCGGGTCGGTGGCGGCCACGCAGACCGACCTGCCGCGACTGGTCGCCGGCGGGGTCGCCGGCCAGTTCTGGTCGGTCTGGGTCGATCCCGTGCTGGAGGGGGCGGAGCAGGTCGTGGCCACGCTCGAACAGATCGACTTCGTGCACCGGCTCGTCGACGCCCACCCGCAGCGCTTCGCGATCGCTCGGACGGCGGCCGACGTGCGTGCGGCGATGGCCGAGGGGCGGATCGCCTCGCTCATCGGCATCGAGGGCGGCGACCAGCTCGGCGGATCGCTGGCCGTGCTGCGGCAGTTCGCGCGTCTCGGCGCTCGGTATCTCACCCTCACCTGGTCGCGGACGATCGCCTGGGCGGACTCCGCGACCGACGAGGCGCGCCACGGCGGTCTGACGGACTTCGGACGCGAGGTGGTGCGCGAGATGAACCGCATCGGTGTGCTCGTCGACCTCTCGCACGTCGCTCCGACGACGATGCGGCACGCGCTCGAGGTCACGACGCGCCCGGTGATGGTCAGCCACTCCGGCGCCTTCGCCCTGTGCGACCACCCCCGCAACGTGCCAGACGACGTGCTCGCCGCGATCGGGGGGCAGGGCGGCGTCGTGATGGTGCCGTTCGTGCCCACGTTCGTCTCGCAGGCCCGCCGCGACTGGTGGGAGGCCGGGGGAGAGGGAGAGGCCCCGCGCGTCGGTGTCGCGGACGTCGCCGATCACCTCGATCATGTGCGGCGCGTGGCCGGCGCGCATGCGGTCGGGATCGGTGCCGACTTCGACGGCTCCGATGCGATGCCGGACGGTCTCGGCGACGTCTCGGGGTACCCGGCCCTGTTCGCCGAGCTGCGGCGTCGCGGCTGGTCGGAGGACGACCTCCGGGCGGCGGCCCACGAGAACGTCCTCCGCGTGCTGGAGGCCTCCGACCCCGACCACGAGGCCTTCCTCGCGGGCAGCGCAGGAGAGCCGACCGACGCCGCACTCGCGCCGGCGGTCGACACGACGATGCGGGAGGGGGCGCTGTGA
- a CDS encoding aminotransferase class IV: protein MRALLLYRLDLADEGEEGGIHPVDPREPIIRATDLGVTRGDGVFETAVVRGGRPQALDAHLARLERSAQLLGLPAPRRERWARAVRRATAEVSRPGVLREGEIASIKFAMTRGDEIDPAGPTGWVLGFAGEDPEAVRARGVSAVVLDRGYRHDVMATAPWLLQGAKSLAYAVNQAALREARSRGADDVIFVSADGFVLEGPRSTLIALLDGTLVTPPPEHGVLPGTTQADVFAGLADMPSRIGPLVRDDLERAETLWLCSSTRGAVPVRELDGVARRVDPALTARMNAVLDGRED from the coding sequence ATGCGTGCACTGCTGCTGTACCGGCTCGATCTCGCCGACGAAGGCGAGGAGGGCGGGATCCACCCGGTCGACCCGCGGGAGCCGATCATCCGGGCGACCGACCTCGGCGTGACCCGCGGCGACGGTGTGTTCGAGACCGCCGTGGTGCGCGGGGGCAGGCCGCAGGCGCTGGACGCGCACCTCGCGCGGCTGGAGCGTTCGGCGCAGCTCCTGGGGCTGCCCGCGCCACGCCGCGAGCGGTGGGCACGGGCGGTGCGCCGCGCGACCGCCGAGGTCTCCCGCCCCGGAGTGCTCCGCGAGGGGGAGATCGCCTCGATCAAGTTCGCGATGACCCGCGGGGACGAGATCGACCCGGCCGGGCCGACGGGGTGGGTGCTGGGCTTCGCGGGCGAGGACCCGGAGGCCGTCCGCGCGCGGGGCGTCTCCGCGGTGGTCCTCGACCGCGGATATAGGCACGACGTCATGGCGACGGCGCCCTGGCTGCTGCAGGGGGCGAAATCCCTCGCGTACGCGGTGAACCAGGCGGCCCTGCGGGAGGCGCGGAGCCGGGGCGCGGACGATGTCATCTTCGTCAGCGCCGACGGTTTCGTGCTCGAAGGGCCGCGGTCGACGCTGATCGCGCTGCTCGACGGGACGCTGGTCACGCCACCGCCCGAGCACGGGGTGCTCCCCGGGACGACCCAGGCCGACGTCTTCGCAGGACTCGCCGACATGCCCTCCCGCATCGGTCCGCTGGTGCGGGACGATCTGGAGCGGGCGGAGACGCTGTGGCTCTGCTCCAGCACGCGCGGCGCCGTGCCCGTGCGGGAGCTGGACGGCGTCGCGCGCCGCGTGGACCCCGCTCTCACCGCGCGGATGAACGCGGTGCTGGATGGACGAGAGGACTGA